Proteins encoded within one genomic window of Deltaproteobacteria bacterium:
- a CDS encoding response regulator, with product MPSDQFSQVSRTVEFIEELVVIVGEDARIRYVNEAFVRSTGFAKSEVIGEPATLLRLEETPEELDVARRLAEDGEWQGRFQARRKSGEAFPVSCRVIGAVNDHGDPSGIFIIASDDSRLTAAESAAHRANEELQQRLDEIARLRKLDGQHLQDLETANEFLQQANLEAELANKAKSEFLANMSHEIRTPMNGIIGMTILALGTELTDEQHEYLTIIKSSADSLLKIINDILDFSKVEAGKLELETIEFDLLEVVEDVVAGMAILAAERRLELIDTVAPRSPRFLVGDPNRIRQILSNLLSNAIKFTPEGEIELSVEFVQDLGDEVLLKFSVRDTGIGIPPERQKAIFESFTQADGSITRRYGGTGLGLTICRQLTHLMHGEIAYTSEVAKGSTFTVTLPLRRTASATAEIAGVIPQIQGTRVLVVDRNASSRLAVSRLLDAVGCVAHGAQATIEAISLLKKAASTGKPYQVILLDLRQTEPAPEEFVGMVLGADNLRETRIVVHTSSCRDNDRENMAALGCVEFLMKPAKQQRLLGAIAEAIGVAAPSGTRESAWTELADESAADRHVLLAEDNAVNQKVASKFLKKFGYHVTVVSDGREVLDTIFTHPFDAVLMDVHMPVLDGLEATAEIRRQETQRGSARIPIIALTATAMKGDRERCIDAGMDDYVAKPIQPDELKAVLARWVTK from the coding sequence GTGCCTTCGGATCAGTTCTCGCAGGTCTCGAGAACGGTCGAATTCATCGAAGAATTGGTCGTCATCGTCGGAGAGGACGCACGGATTCGCTACGTCAACGAGGCCTTCGTCCGCTCCACGGGCTTTGCAAAGTCCGAGGTCATCGGGGAGCCGGCCACGCTGCTTCGTCTCGAGGAAACGCCCGAGGAACTCGACGTGGCCCGCCGGCTGGCCGAGGACGGAGAATGGCAAGGCCGCTTTCAGGCGAGACGAAAGTCCGGCGAGGCTTTTCCGGTCAGTTGTCGTGTCATCGGTGCGGTGAACGATCACGGTGATCCCAGCGGGATCTTTATCATCGCGTCCGACGATTCGCGCTTGACCGCCGCGGAGTCCGCGGCGCACCGGGCGAACGAAGAACTGCAACAGCGGCTCGACGAGATCGCGCGTCTGCGCAAACTCGACGGCCAGCACCTGCAGGATCTCGAAACGGCGAACGAATTTCTCCAGCAGGCGAATCTCGAAGCCGAACTCGCGAACAAGGCCAAGTCCGAGTTCCTCGCGAACATGAGTCACGAAATCCGCACGCCGATGAACGGCATCATCGGCATGACCATTCTCGCGCTCGGCACCGAACTCACCGACGAGCAGCACGAGTATCTGACGATCATCAAGAGCTCCGCCGACAGCCTGCTCAAGATCATCAACGACATCCTCGACTTCTCGAAGGTCGAGGCCGGAAAACTGGAGCTCGAAACGATCGAGTTCGATCTGCTCGAGGTCGTCGAGGACGTCGTCGCGGGGATGGCGATTCTCGCTGCCGAACGTCGCCTTGAATTGATCGACACCGTTGCGCCGCGCTCGCCCCGATTTCTCGTCGGCGATCCCAATCGCATCCGGCAGATCCTCTCGAACCTGCTGTCGAACGCGATCAAGTTCACCCCGGAAGGCGAGATCGAGCTCTCGGTGGAATTCGTCCAGGACCTCGGCGATGAAGTCCTTCTGAAGTTTTCCGTTCGAGATACCGGCATCGGCATTCCCCCGGAGCGTCAGAAAGCAATTTTCGAATCCTTCACGCAGGCCGATGGTTCGATCACCCGAAGGTACGGCGGCACGGGGCTGGGTCTGACGATTTGCCGCCAGCTCACGCATCTGATGCACGGCGAAATCGCGTACACCAGCGAAGTCGCCAAGGGCAGCACGTTCACGGTGACCCTGCCGCTGCGCAGGACGGCGAGTGCGACCGCCGAGATCGCCGGCGTGATCCCGCAGATCCAGGGAACCCGCGTGCTCGTCGTCGATCGCAATGCGAGCAGCCGCCTCGCCGTCAGCCGCCTCCTCGACGCGGTCGGATGCGTTGCCCACGGGGCGCAGGCGACGATCGAGGCGATCTCCTTGCTCAAGAAGGCCGCTTCGACCGGCAAACCGTATCAGGTGATCCTTCTCGATCTGCGCCAGACCGAGCCCGCGCCTGAGGAATTCGTCGGCATGGTGCTCGGCGCCGACAATCTGCGCGAAACCCGGATCGTCGTTCACACGAGCAGTTGCCGCGACAACGACCGCGAAAACATGGCCGCGCTCGGGTGCGTCGAATTTCTGATGAAGCCCGCGAAACAGCAGCGATTGCTGGGCGCCATCGCCGAAGCGATTGGAGTTGCCGCGCCGTCGGGAACGCGGGAATCGGCGTGGACCGAACTCGCCGACGAATCGGCTGCGGACCGGCACGTCCTGCTCGCGGAAGACAACGCGGTGAATCAGAAGGTGGCGTCGAAGTTCCTCAAGAAATTCGGCTATCACGTCACCGTGGTTTCCGACGGACGCGAGGTGCTCGACACAATCTTCACGCACCCCTTCGACGCGGTGCTGATGGACGTCCACATGCCGGTTCTCGACGGACTCGAGGCGACCGCCGAGATCCGTCGTCAGGAAACGCAGCGGGGATCGGCGCGGATCCCGATCATCGCGCTGACCGCCACGGCGATGAAGGGCGATCGTGAGCGGTGCATCGACGCCGGGATGGACGACTACGTCGCGAAACCGATTCAGCCCGACGAACTGAAGGCCGTTCTCGCTCGTTGGGTGACGAAATAA
- a CDS encoding ribulose-phosphate 3-epimerase, translated as MSRYLIAPSILSADFARLGEEISAVESVGADWIHVDVMDGHFVPNITIGPPVVASVRKVTRLPLDVHLMIENVDRFVPAFAEAGADWISVHVETGYHLHRTIQLIRSLGKKAGVVLNPATPVSVIEPVLRFIDYVLVMTVNPGFGGQKFIEGSLDRIREVRDRMDRAGRSILVEADGGIGPDNIGDVAAAGCDAFVAGSAIFHTQDYRATVDRMRAELARIEANEAVAPALSI; from the coding sequence ATGTCCCGATACCTGATTGCGCCGTCCATTCTCTCCGCCGATTTCGCCCGTCTGGGCGAGGAAATCAGCGCGGTCGAGTCGGTCGGGGCGGACTGGATCCACGTCGATGTGATGGACGGGCACTTCGTCCCGAATATCACCATCGGACCGCCGGTGGTCGCCTCGGTGCGCAAGGTCACGCGGCTTCCGCTGGACGTTCATCTGATGATCGAAAACGTCGACCGATTTGTCCCGGCGTTCGCCGAGGCGGGCGCGGACTGGATCAGCGTCCACGTCGAGACGGGATACCACCTGCACCGGACGATCCAGCTCATCCGCTCGCTCGGCAAGAAAGCGGGCGTGGTCCTGAATCCCGCGACGCCGGTCTCCGTGATCGAGCCGGTGCTGCGTTTCATCGACTACGTTCTCGTCATGACCGTGAACCCGGGCTTCGGCGGGCAGAAATTCATCGAGGGATCCCTGGATCGCATTCGCGAGGTCCGCGACCGGATGGACCGCGCGGGGCGTTCCATATTAGTAGAGGCGGACGGCGGGATCGGACCCGACAACATCGGCGATGTCGCCGCGGCGGGGTGCGATGCGTTCGTCGCCGGTTCGGCGATCTTCCACACCCAGGACTACCGCGCAACGGTGGACCGGATGCGCGCCGAACTCGCCCGGATCGAGGCGAACGAGGCCGTTGCCCCGGCGCTATCGATCTAG
- a CDS encoding amidase has protein sequence MHPLLELSGLELARKIRERETTSAEVVATHIDHARSVNPVINAVVADRFDAAMDEAREADRTLAKIGPERVPTYHGVPCTIKEAFRLTGMPNTSGLYRRKGIVADSDAITVKRMRGAGAIPMGVTNIPELCMWMETNNTIYGRTRNPYNAAHIVGGSSGGEGAIIGSGASPFGLGADIGGSIRMPSFFNGVFGHKCSGGLIPNIGQHPVPRGISNMYLSTGPICRRAEDLWPLVNIMKGPAPGDAWCREMPLGDPAGVDWKSLRILNVVDNSGIRVSMDLQVAQKNAVEHFRRLGATITTMRFHRMKQAFMIWSSMLAASGEDSFASSMGEGREIPRLWELMKWCVGASEHTIPAIVLAIMEIFPKFTPKRAERFIDEGRILREELEEAIGPNGLMFFPSHAYPAPKHNMPLVRPFNWVYTAVLNVMTFPVTQVPLGLNHHHLPLGMQVASVPGNDHLTVAAALELERAFGGWVPPDE, from the coding sequence GTGCATCCCCTGCTGGAACTTTCGGGTCTCGAACTCGCGCGGAAAATCCGCGAACGCGAGACAACCTCCGCGGAAGTCGTCGCGACGCATATCGATCACGCCCGGAGCGTGAATCCCGTCATCAACGCCGTGGTGGCCGACCGATTCGACGCAGCGATGGATGAAGCGCGTGAAGCGGATCGGACGCTCGCCAAGATAGGGCCGGAGCGCGTACCGACCTATCACGGCGTCCCCTGCACGATCAAAGAGGCCTTTCGGCTTACGGGCATGCCGAACACGTCGGGCCTGTATCGGCGAAAAGGAATTGTCGCGGACAGCGACGCGATCACCGTGAAGCGCATGCGCGGCGCCGGCGCGATCCCGATGGGCGTGACGAATATCCCCGAACTGTGCATGTGGATGGAAACGAACAACACGATCTACGGACGCACGCGCAATCCGTACAACGCCGCGCACATCGTCGGCGGCAGTTCCGGCGGCGAGGGCGCGATCATCGGCTCGGGCGCGTCGCCCTTCGGTCTCGGCGCGGATATCGGCGGCTCGATCCGCATGCCGTCGTTTTTCAACGGCGTTTTCGGCCACAAGTGCTCCGGTGGGCTGATTCCGAACATCGGCCAGCACCCCGTGCCCCGAGGCATCTCCAATATGTATCTCTCCACGGGACCGATCTGCCGCCGCGCCGAGGACCTGTGGCCGCTCGTGAACATCATGAAAGGTCCCGCGCCGGGCGACGCGTGGTGCCGCGAGATGCCGCTCGGCGATCCCGCGGGCGTCGATTGGAAATCGCTGCGCATCCTGAACGTCGTGGACAACTCGGGCATTCGCGTCAGCATGGACCTTCAGGTCGCACAGAAGAACGCCGTGGAGCACTTCCGGCGGCTTGGCGCGACAATCACGACGATGCGTTTCCACCGCATGAAGCAGGCGTTCATGATCTGGTCGTCGATGCTCGCGGCCTCCGGCGAGGACAGCTTCGCCTCCAGCATGGGTGAAGGCCGCGAGATCCCGCGCCTGTGGGAACTCATGAAGTGGTGCGTCGGCGCGAGCGAACACACGATCCCGGCGATCGTACTGGCGATCATGGAGATCTTTCCGAAGTTCACACCGAAGCGCGCCGAGCGGTTCATCGATGAGGGCCGCATCCTGCGCGAGGAACTGGAGGAGGCCATCGGCCCGAACGGCCTGATGTTCTTCCCCTCGCACGCCTACCCTGCGCCGAAGCACAACATGCCGCTCGTGCGCCCGTTCAACTGGGTCTACACGGCAGTCCTGAACGTCATGACCTTCCCGGTCACGCAGGTCCCGCTCGGGCTGAACCATCACCACCTGCCGCTGGGGATGCAGGTCGCGTCGGTGCCGGGCAACGACCACCTGACGGTCGCCGCCGCGCTGGAACTGGAGCGCGCGTTCGGCGGATGGGTGCCGCCGGACGAATGA
- a CDS encoding alkaline phosphatase family protein, producing MTKRLFLLFLDGADYAFTRSFLDAGAMPNLAALARGGTIAPLATSFPAESPVAFAEVLTGCNPGKHGIFDFLHRDAATRMPAVSLFERTDEGFRNAIAAPTLCEPLARAAVRSALIRVPGAFPPPPGADLVVGGLGVPDAGGSWGLAQVFSRDGGAGDLFGTRERAWRRDGESLMLDIESPHGGIVTQRLRLAGGSWWWNTTELPFGRFGPWLAVDSSGGRGLAAAHVSGSVDDPVIALTPVWARFDDEPLGAVHPHVWARDRAARIPPTPAAGWPEPNMLHARGRVSFEAFYDLSARCAADFESMTFDVLADPAYDLVIANHELFDRTAHAGFGDTASPEVAAALAGVLVRFDAFVGAVRAHFPDADVWVASDHGFAPWRRRVNLNRWLLENGYLAADASVVDPDLASLQGGVFWAGVDWSRTRAYAMGLSKIYLNLEGREPDGIVAPGKPARELTTELIAKLTAWRDPATGAPVIRRVLESKRLYWGHAMDRAGDLVVCYEPGYRTDWVSSLGGLGTPALADNDTQWRGDHCGVDPELIPGILILPRAIDTPNPCLRDLAPSILRHFGAASVEAMDGRVLWSED from the coding sequence ATGACGAAACGACTCTTTCTCCTTTTTCTCGACGGTGCGGATTACGCTTTCACCCGGTCGTTTCTCGACGCGGGGGCGATGCCGAACCTGGCCGCGCTCGCGCGCGGCGGAACGATTGCGCCGCTCGCCACGTCGTTTCCCGCCGAATCGCCCGTTGCCTTCGCCGAGGTGCTGACCGGCTGCAACCCCGGCAAGCACGGCATCTTCGACTTTCTGCACCGCGACGCGGCGACGCGCATGCCCGCCGTTTCGCTCTTTGAGCGCACCGACGAGGGCTTTCGCAACGCGATCGCCGCGCCGACGTTGTGCGAGCCGCTCGCGCGCGCCGCGGTGCGCAGCGCGCTCATCCGCGTACCGGGCGCGTTTCCGCCGCCGCCCGGGGCCGATCTCGTCGTCGGCGGGCTCGGCGTGCCCGACGCGGGCGGCTCGTGGGGTCTCGCGCAGGTGTTCAGCCGCGATGGCGGCGCGGGCGATCTGTTCGGAACGCGCGAGCGCGCGTGGCGGCGCGACGGCGAGAGTTTGATGCTCGATATCGAATCGCCGCACGGCGGCATCGTCACGCAGCGGCTGCGTCTCGCGGGCGGATCGTGGTGGTGGAACACGACGGAGCTTCCCTTCGGGCGCTTCGGCCCGTGGCTCGCGGTGGATTCATCGGGCGGGCGCGGCCTCGCGGCGGCGCACGTCTCGGGCAGCGTGGACGACCCCGTCATCGCGCTCACGCCCGTCTGGGCGCGTTTTGACGACGAGCCCCTCGGCGCGGTGCATCCCCACGTCTGGGCCCGCGACCGCGCTGCGCGCATTCCGCCGACGCCCGCCGCCGGGTGGCCCGAACCGAATATGCTGCATGCGCGCGGGCGGGTTTCGTTCGAGGCGTTTTACGATCTCTCCGCGCGGTGCGCCGCCGACTTCGAGTCGATGACCTTCGACGTGCTCGCCGATCCCGCGTACGACCTCGTGATCGCCAATCACGAACTCTTCGATCGCACGGCGCACGCGGGGTTCGGCGACACCGCGAGTCCCGAGGTTGCCGCCGCGCTCGCGGGCGTGCTCGTGCGTTTCGACGCGTTTGTCGGCGCGGTGCGCGCGCACTTTCCCGACGCCGACGTGTGGGTGGCGAGCGATCACGGGTTTGCGCCGTGGCGGCGGCGCGTCAACCTGAATCGCTGGCTGCTCGAAAACGGCTATCTCGCGGCCGACGCGTCGGTTGTGGACCCGGATCTCGCCTCGCTTCAAGGCGGTGTGTTTTGGGCGGGGGTCGATTGGTCGCGCACGCGAGCCTATGCGATGGGGCTCTCCAAGATCTACCTGAACCTCGAAGGCCGCGAGCCGGACGGCATCGTCGCGCCCGGCAAGCCCGCGCGCGAACTCACCACCGAACTCATCGCAAAGCTCACCGCGTGGCGCGATCCGGCCACGGGCGCTCCGGTGATTCGCCGCGTGCTCGAATCGAAGCGGCTCTATTGGGGCCACGCGATGGACCGGGCGGGCGACCTCGTCGTGTGTTACGAACCTGGCTACCGCACGGACTGGGTTTCGTCTCTCGGGGGGCTCGGCACGCCGGCGCTCGCCGACAACGATACGCAATGGCGCGGCGATCACTGCGGCGTCGATCCCGAACTCATCCCCGGAATTCTGATCTTACCGCGCGCTATCGACACACCGAATCCTTGCCTGCGCGATTTGGCCCCCTCGATCCTGCGTCATTTCGGCGCCGCATCCGTTGAGGCAATGGATGGGCGCGTTCTCTGGAGCGAAGATTGA
- a CDS encoding glycosyltransferase family 9 protein, with product MSFLETKTVIRFDCRHYIGEKPCRFRRLCDGCGEYSPMGARVLVIKLAAMGDVIRTTPIVEPIRARHGACHLTWVVDAITAPLLDGIDGIDRVVEMSPTNTAILAAREWDEVYCLDKEPRAIALAARIRAETKRGFTMTPWGTLGICGPEAEYALRLGLDDPLKFLENTKTYQEIIFEAVGFAFRDQPVRIGVTDVERETAAAYLASLGPGPYVGVNTGAGPVFATKRLSERQTADLMRAIHVDTGMTPIVLGGRDETERNARIVAEAAVGIDARTHHTVREFAAIVGNMRAIVCADTLAMHLAVAQGVPVVALFGPTCPQEVHLYGRGEKIVSAPWCAPCYKGRCDHHTCMNEIETDPVVAALRRWID from the coding sequence TTGAGTTTTCTTGAAACGAAGACCGTGATCCGTTTCGACTGCCGCCACTACATCGGCGAAAAGCCCTGTCGGTTTCGGAGGCTCTGCGACGGGTGCGGCGAATACAGCCCGATGGGTGCGCGCGTCCTGGTCATCAAGCTCGCGGCGATGGGCGATGTGATCCGCACAACGCCGATCGTCGAGCCCATTCGCGCGCGCCACGGCGCCTGCCACCTCACTTGGGTCGTCGATGCCATTACCGCGCCGCTGCTCGACGGCATCGACGGCATCGACCGCGTGGTCGAGATGAGTCCGACGAATACCGCCATTCTCGCCGCACGGGAGTGGGACGAAGTCTATTGCCTGGACAAGGAGCCACGCGCCATCGCGCTGGCCGCACGCATTCGAGCCGAAACGAAAAGGGGTTTCACGATGACGCCGTGGGGCACGCTGGGGATCTGCGGCCCCGAAGCCGAATACGCCCTGCGCCTCGGCCTCGACGATCCGCTGAAGTTCCTGGAAAATACGAAGACGTATCAGGAGATCATCTTCGAGGCCGTGGGGTTTGCGTTTCGCGACCAACCCGTTCGCATCGGCGTGACCGACGTCGAACGCGAAACCGCCGCCGCCTACCTCGCCTCGCTCGGTCCCGGTCCGTACGTCGGCGTCAACACCGGCGCGGGGCCGGTCTTCGCCACGAAACGCCTGTCGGAGCGGCAGACGGCGGACCTGATGCGCGCGATTCACGTCGACACCGGCATGACGCCGATCGTGCTGGGCGGGCGCGACGAGACCGAGCGCAACGCGCGGATCGTCGCCGAGGCCGCCGTCGGGATCGACGCGCGAACGCACCACACCGTGCGTGAATTCGCGGCGATCGTCGGCAACATGCGCGCCATCGTGTGCGCCGACACCCTCGCCATGCACCTCGCCGTGGCGCAGGGCGTCCCCGTTGTCGCGCTCTTCGGCCCCACTTGCCCGCAGGAGGTGCATCTGTACGGCCGAGGCGAGAAGATCGTCTCCGCGCCGTGGTGCGCACCGTGTTACAAAGGACGGTGCGATCATCACACGTGCATGAACGAGATCGAAACGGATCCGGTCGTCGCGGCACTGCGGCGATGGATCGACTGA
- the proB gene encoding glutamate 5-kinase: MRERAGKSRRVVVKLGSNVLAGPQDGLDVAVVAGLAREIHAARAAGREIVVVTSGAVLAGRRKLGIAPASPLDLDVAVKQAIAAVGQVEIMRFWQSIFDWYGIAVGQILVTRDIVSVRSRFIAARHTLRQLLDLDVIPIVNENDSVASEEIQLGDNDNLSAIVAGAVDADLLVLLTDCDGLYSKDPRTNHDARLIDFVALDDDGRDFRAGDSASGVGLGGMGTKVASARLAARTGAVTVIANGKTQGTLTRVLAGESVGTIFEPSETPLRARKRWLLFQDQPEGVLVVDAGAVAALCERGKSLLPGGVAEVIGDFDRGGVVEIRDAGGRAIARGLATYSADEIRAIRGRRTDAIADALGFKLKDEVVHRDDMTLLEMP, from the coding sequence ATGAGAGAACGGGCGGGCAAATCGCGGCGCGTGGTCGTCAAGCTCGGGTCGAACGTGCTGGCGGGACCCCAGGACGGCCTCGACGTCGCCGTCGTCGCGGGACTCGCGCGCGAAATCCACGCCGCGCGCGCGGCCGGGCGCGAGATCGTCGTCGTCACCTCGGGCGCGGTGCTGGCCGGGCGGCGGAAGCTCGGCATCGCGCCCGCCTCGCCGCTCGATCTCGACGTCGCCGTCAAGCAGGCCATCGCCGCGGTCGGGCAGGTCGAGATCATGCGCTTTTGGCAGAGCATCTTCGACTGGTACGGCATCGCGGTGGGGCAGATTCTCGTGACCCGCGACATCGTCTCGGTACGCAGTCGCTTCATCGCCGCCCGCCACACGCTACGCCAGCTACTCGATCTGGACGTCATCCCCATCGTCAACGAAAACGACAGCGTGGCGAGCGAGGAGATCCAGCTCGGCGACAACGACAACCTCTCGGCCATCGTGGCCGGGGCGGTGGACGCCGACCTGCTCGTGCTGCTCACCGATTGCGACGGCCTGTACTCCAAGGACCCGCGAACGAACCACGACGCCCGGCTGATCGATTTCGTCGCGCTCGACGACGACGGCCGCGATTTCCGCGCCGGCGACAGCGCCTCGGGCGTGGGACTCGGCGGCATGGGCACGAAGGTCGCCTCGGCGCGGCTCGCCGCGCGCACCGGAGCCGTGACCGTGATCGCGAACGGCAAGACCCAGGGCACGCTGACCCGCGTGCTCGCCGGCGAATCGGTCGGGACGATCTTCGAACCGAGCGAAACGCCGCTGCGCGCGCGAAAGCGCTGGCTGCTCTTTCAGGACCAGCCCGAGGGCGTGCTCGTCGTGGACGCGGGGGCGGTCGCGGCGCTGTGCGAGCGGGGCAAGAGCCTGCTCCCCGGCGGCGTCGCCGAGGTCATCGGCGACTTCGATCGCGGCGGCGTGGTCGAGATCCGCGACGCCGGCGGGCGCGCGATCGCGCGCGGGCTCGCCACCTACTCCGCGGACGAGATCCGCGCGATTCGCGGGCGGCGCACCGACGCCATCGCCGACGCGCTCGGCTTCAAGCTCAAGGACGAGGTCGTCCATCGCGACGACATGACCCTGCTGGAGATGCCATGA
- a CDS encoding glutamate-5-semialdehyde dehydrogenase translates to MTDTEARRAAIVHAARMARDAAALVAIADTERKNAALRAMARGLVDRCGEILAANARDVEAAREGGLADAMIDRLALTEARVRAIADGVLEVAALPDPVGEISQLRRRPNGLLVGRMRIPLGVVAIIYEARPGVAADAAALCLKSGNAVVLRGGSDAARSNAVIGEVLSQAVAGAGLPPQAVTVINDTGRDSIAWLVQVEDAVDLAIPRGGEGLIRFVTENARVPVLKHYKGVCHLYVDEWADGQIAVDLAVNGKTQRPGVCNALETILFHERVAGELLPRVCGALAEMGVEIRGCEKTRALFPAAVSATDEDWATEYLGLIVSVRVVADMDEAIRHIRLFGSGHTEAIATAHHTRAMDFLRRVDSSTVLVNASTRFADGQQLGLGAEIGISTSKMHAYGPMGLEGLTTQKFIVFGDGQIRT, encoded by the coding sequence ATGACGGACACCGAAGCCCGCCGCGCGGCGATTGTGCATGCCGCAAGAATGGCGCGCGACGCCGCTGCGCTCGTCGCCATCGCCGACACCGAGCGCAAAAACGCGGCGCTGCGAGCCATGGCGCGCGGGCTGGTCGATCGATGCGGCGAGATCCTCGCGGCCAACGCCCGTGACGTGGAGGCCGCCCGGGAGGGTGGGCTCGCCGATGCGATGATCGACCGGCTCGCGCTCACCGAAGCGCGCGTGCGTGCGATCGCCGACGGCGTGCTCGAGGTCGCCGCCCTGCCCGATCCCGTCGGCGAGATCTCGCAGCTTCGCCGCCGTCCCAACGGCCTGCTCGTGGGGCGAATGCGCATCCCCCTCGGCGTTGTTGCCATCATCTACGAAGCGCGCCCGGGCGTCGCCGCCGACGCCGCCGCGCTGTGCCTCAAATCGGGAAACGCGGTCGTCCTGCGCGGCGGGTCCGACGCCGCACGCAGCAACGCGGTGATCGGCGAGGTCCTGTCGCAGGCCGTCGCGGGCGCGGGGCTGCCGCCGCAGGCCGTCACCGTCATCAACGACACCGGCCGCGACTCCATCGCGTGGCTCGTACAGGTCGAGGACGCCGTCGATCTGGCGATCCCGCGAGGCGGCGAGGGCCTGATCCGCTTTGTCACCGAAAACGCCCGCGTGCCCGTGCTCAAGCACTACAAGGGCGTGTGCCACCTCTACGTGGACGAGTGGGCCGACGGGCAAATCGCCGTGGATCTCGCGGTCAACGGCAAGACGCAGCGCCCCGGCGTGTGCAACGCGCTCGAAACGATCCTGTTCCACGAGCGCGTCGCGGGCGAACTCCTGCCGCGCGTTTGCGGGGCGCTCGCGGAAATGGGCGTGGAGATTCGCGGGTGCGAAAAAACGCGCGCCCTCTTTCCCGCCGCCGTCTCCGCGACGGACGAGGACTGGGCGACGGAATATTTGGGCCTCATCGTCTCCGTGCGCGTCGTCGCCGACATGGACGAAGCGATCCGCCACATCCGGCTTTTCGGTTCCGGGCACACCGAAGCCATCGCCACCGCCCACCACACGCGCGCGATGGACTTCCTGCGTCGCGTCGATTCGTCCACGGTGCTCGTCAACGCATCCACGCGCTTCGCCGATGGCCAGCAGCTCGGCCTGGGCGCGGAGATCGGCATCTCGACGTCGAAGATGCACGCCTACGGGCCCATGGGCCTCGAAGGGCTGACCACGCAGAAATTCATCGTGTTCGGGGATGGCCAGATCCGCACCTGA